The DNA region GAGAAGCaccaacaaagaagaagaacgaaAGCACCACCACGACGCCGTCAACAATGGTGAACAACACCACCACCACTTCGCCAGAAGCAACAACACCCAGTGGTCGCAAAAGCAGCAAAGCGCAAGAGAAGACGAGAGGAACGCGGAAGAAGATGAACTGAGCTCGCGGAACAGAAGAACAGGAACACGGAAAAGAAGAGGAATAGGCGTTGGGtgcacaaatttttaaaaaaaaccacaGGGGTATTTACGTATTTTCACATAAactgttgggtgcacctagcaacagccTAGGGAAAAGTGTCATCTTGTATGTTTCTGAAAAAATAACGGGGTGAGAATAGCAACTCCCTCGTGGTTTTCAGCATAATATGGGCCAACTCAATCTTCAATAGGTGCTAGCCCGTTAACTAAGATGAGTCCTAGCCTAGTTGAAGCTTTGTCTATTATATATTTGTCCTTTAGTGCACAAGGCAGTGGGAAGGATGAAGAAGCTTCCCAGACGGTGCCAAACATACTACTAGACGACAAAAGGTTCATATCCCTTTGGACCTCTTGCCTCTTTCTACATCCAACTAGGTTTACCATTGACAAAGATGTTTCTTAACTATGctcattttttatacatatatttaaaaattgagtACGATATCAACTCATTTATAATACTCAATCAATTAATTATGTTCATTAAACTAgtatatctttatttaatttaaacaaataatttattagattCGGACCACTAAATAGACGGCGGCGAGCATGTATCATGATTATGTATGGAGCAAAAGGAGCTAGAAAACTTGGTGATCAAGTATAGACGTAAGTAGATTCCATTTCATAATATTGTGACCAAAGGAAAATTTCAAGGACCAAAAGATGGAGAAAATCTTTTTCAAATCATATCCATAAGCAGACAAACTAGCACGAGGGCTTGATTCTTaacaaaaatcattattattttaagtcAACAGTTAGTAGAAATTCTAACGCAAATCAAGTGTTCACACTGAGTCTCGCACATActctaaatttaattacttttattgaATTAGATAAAATATACCTTTAGTCTATCAAAATATTTCTATAATCAGATTAATTAGTccctataaaaatttaatatatttttagtttttatattttaatataaacatATGGTTAAAATCTCtgataaagaattaaaagtacATGACTTTTGATAAATAGaggaattaaatattaataaattattgtttgtttgattAACGGTGTGTGGTTTGCTAAGAAAAGAAACTTtactaataaacaaataaatgttgctaatttaattggaaaaaaagaaaagggaagagGATAGCAAGTAGATTGACCAAAGGGGAACCAAAAAGGTTTGAAATTTGACAAAATCAGAATCCCAAGGGCCAaaacatgaaattatgattCCTATAAAATTGGTTGTATGGGAAAGGACTTGTCGACGAGGTAACATCCGGGTAGATTCCATATTAGACCAAAGTCCTTATCCACGTTCGCCTAGGATCACCAACCACGTCACATGGAACTAGGTTTCACATTCATTTTCTAATCCCCTAGATGAGAATGTTctcgaaaaattaaattatgcatATTAGTAGTATATACCAAATGCATGCAACTCTGAATAATTTATCCAATGTTTTTGACCTCGTACCTGTTACTAGTATCATACTATCATTATTAAAAGCAAGAGGATGGCCTAAAATTTGAGTGTGGATCATTTTACTGTTTAGTACGGAaagaggagtatcatttaatctttgtgtgtatttttttttacatacgcACACCTAAAATTTGTGTGTGCACATTGCTGCCTTAATTTGTGTGCTGTGCCATGTTTTAGCCATCGGAGAAGTAAGTTAATTTATCGAATGAGCCTCTGACACACACGGTCACACCTAATGGTCAAAGAAAGGCAGTATTCAATTTAAGTAATCAGTGTTTCAGGGGAAGAATATTCGTCCCAGTTTTAAAGTAATCATATATACTATTAGTACTTTATTAGAGTGTGTTTTTGGTACAGTTATTAGGCTGTGTCAAACTGGCTCTCTGATTGTTTTTAAGAAACTTTAAACATTTGGTATctcacattaatttttaaaattcattcccaaataaaaaaaatcacattcaaGCGTACCTACTATTCTACTGTACCTAACTACTGCTCGTGCCGGCTTTGTTTTGCTGTCTGTTCTTGGGATTGTTGAATCTGACTGCCATTGATcactaggaaaaaaaaaagaaaagagatcaATTGTAAGGGCTATATAAGGACTCCTCGTAGAAAATTCTTGTTCCATTGCTATATTGTAGTAGAATTTCTTTGTATGTCTGTGatataagtatattatatattttttcatttttcaaagtAAGCAGCaatgaaatgaaaatgtaaTGCAAGGTTTCGTCTTCGTGAAAAAggctttttttttgctttaaaattaaacttgcCTTTATGATGTTCTCTCACGTGTATTTTGGAATGGTGCTGCCTAGCATGGCCCTAATGTTTGGCAGCTTGAAAATAACATGTGTCTGAAGCAAATGACATTATGGGAAAAGCAAAAACGATGTTGAAAGAAAACAACTAAGCAAATAAACGCTCAAAACACAAAACAGGTGCTACGTAGTGCGCGTACTTTCCAAAGGCGAAGACACGGTTATtatatttcaccaaaaaaagagACATGGATATTATAAAGTAGTGGTTCTTTATCTTATTGGATGGGAGGGCAACTTTTCTTTTATAGACAAATTATATTTCAGCCTTTGGGATTgttaacttttttcatttttatggcTTGGGGATCTGTATCTATAGAAAACCTGAGATATAGTAAGCAGTTTATGTGGAAGGGTTCTGATTCTTTCAAAGTGAGTCGCTCacttttgaagaagaaaaaaaaacattatctcaTTCGGTGATAAGAAAATCAATGGTCAATATTACGTATATATACATCACAAATCATGCATATGTTAAATAtcaacactttatttttttcatcaacaATCGAGATTATATACTATATCCTTATTATAGAGGAGTCAAATCtttaaatatgtttggttttgttatttaattaatattaaaatttcacctTTATAATCTATACCATTACCAACCTTCAAATGCAAAAATTTTATTACGTGAATTATTGAGTAGAaacttcaattctaattaaagaGTAATCGCAAAAAAACACTTAAAGAACTGCAACTTAGTTTTTCTGCAGTCAAACTTGGATAGTTTTGAGATCGTTGAAAACTGAGAAGGAAGATGCATGAGATCTGCCAGCTAAATACAGAATATTTGATGTATATCCAATACTGCATCAACTTACATTGACTTTACCCTTTGAATCACAACTCGGTAATTAGAATGTAACACCAATACAACAATAAATACCCTTTATCCTTATCTTGATGGACCTCTATACCTGTTCCAATATACTGATATAGTAATAGTAGTATACACAAGACTGTATTCACAAATCACAAGTAAACATAAATTGGTATTCAATAGTACTATCACCCTGCTCTATAAACTGCAGGACAACATGCATAATGATACCGTCCTTATGCATGCCTGAACTATGCATATTTTATGATCAAATACTGACATCTCCGGATTTTGGAATACGGCTGCAATCTGCAGGTCCCCAACCAATCAACTGCTTCTCATTTTCAAACACCATCACTTTGTCTTGCATGGATATGTCTGCATAAACAATAAATACCAAGATTTACATAGTGCAGAGTTTACACAACATTTCGACGAAAACTGCTGAAGAAGTTAGGAATTAACGAATCGTAATATCCATTATCTAAAATGGGAACTAGAAGAAAAGATATAGtaacaacacaacaaaattcCTACCTCCAATTAGATTCAGTTCCTCCAACCCTACTTCAGAGCCATTTAGAATGCCCAGACAAACATTTCCCAGGTTCTGGCAAGAACGTACAGTTTGTTGGCATTCAGACATGAAATGCATCCATTAAATATGATAGCAGCAAAAAATGTCAACAAACATAGAAGATATTGATAGGTTAGAGTGTAGAACTCACAGATATTATCAGATAAGCTTCAGGAAGGATCTCAAATTGGGCTTTAgttcttccaccattggtgaaACCAAGTGCCACAGGCTTGAAGTATTTCCTGACTTCACGTAGGCTTGTGAAAGGTCTTTTACCGTGCCAGCAGAGAGGTAAAGTCTGATCATCAGGTGCTACTTTTAAGGGCTTTCCACTTAATTCCTTCTTCAGCTACATTTGGGAAATTGAACAAATCTTAAATAACCTTCCATTATTTTCTGGcacaaaagtataaaataaaatcctttcttctccaataaaatcattttacttTTAGTTACTTAGAATCAGCCTCAAGGGTATACCATATACATTAGCAAAACCATTACTTAAGTTAAAGTACTttctattcatttattttttctttttacaatttGAATCTTAATGATGAAACTGGCATGATCTTATAGAAAAAATGCCTCATGCTTAAGGAAATACTTCAAATATGAGAATATAGTGAAAATTGTTTTAACTGACCCAAGAAAGTAGTGCTTGGTAAGCATGAGAATTGAAGTAAGTGTAAGAACTTCCAGTGTCAAAAACAGCAGTCAGACTTCCAACCCCAGTTTTCCTTCCTCCAAAAACAAGTTCAGCTGGCCCTGCAGAGTAATGTTTTCTGACACAAAGCACAGAGAACTTTGAATCATTAAGAACACGTGGAAAATGTAAAAATGGGCATCTGATTTCTTCAGGTGTACTTACGAATCTACAGATGAAATTGGAGTCCAAGTCACTCGAGCAGAATCATATGCATTCCCAAAGAAGATATACCCTCCTCCTTGTGCACTCAAACAATGTCCAATCACATTTCGTACCAAGCCCTGACTATTCAACTGGGATATCAAGCTGGCCTTTCCCCTTCCAAGGCCAAGTAATCCATCTAAGGGATGgtaagaagaaggagaaaatacTTGATCATATCCACATCTGTAGAAAGGTATAAAAAAGAGAGGTGTATTAGATAACTATTAAGAATTTCttaacaaaaatacaaagtgACACAAATTATAATCACCCGGGGATGTAAAGATGACATGATCAAGCATATTCCGATCACACAACATTGGAGTGTTCTTCTGAAATTTTTCTAGGCAATACTTAAAGCATATTATATAAAGATAATATATCCAATTTCTCAGGATTTCTGGACTTCATAAGAAATTTgtaagattaaaaagaaaaacaattttactTATCCCTGAATGGGAAACATATACCATGAAAAACACAATTGATctggtattaattatttttaatctctcaatTGTAGTATGCATAACAATCAACACACAAATTAACCAGTTTCATAGACTTGAGTAAGCAGCCACAAGGGTCCATTCTGAAGTTCTCACTTTCAGTGCTCGTGTATTTCAACCTAATTCACTTGTACAAATCATTCTAACCTGTATTGGTACTTACTAATTGCTGTTGCAGTTAAGATACGCAAACAACTTTGCTGAGTATTTTATCTCAAGGCCTTTTCTAAAAGCAAGCTTGCAGAAATGATAATACATCAAGAAACCATTCATAgacaaataaagtaaaaatggcTGAGAGGTGGTGAAGCAAAGCTTGGACTTGGAGAGTAAACAAACCCGAGTGCCATCCGAACTTTAAGTTGGACTCCATTGGTGAAGTTGAGAAGGTAGACATCATTGAGAAGCACGCCAAAGGTCGAGTACTGAtctgcataattaatttcatagtCACATTGATCAGGGTGTTCACAGTTGTAGTCCTCAGTTGGCTGCAAGGATGCACAAAGGGGATCCCTGCAGGGTACAAAGTCATTGCTGGGCCTGTAGAGTGGATGGGGTGTCTGAAAAATAATaagcaataaattaaattcaaacagACAAACATTAAATGTATCTCTATTCTCTCACTGCATCTGTAAGAAAGGATGAGCTTGTCAATCTCATAAGGTTTTGGTTGGCACTTCAAATTGGTGGTTGGCCTATTAAGATTCTAAAAGGAAATAACTTTAGGGggattttcttttcatatagGTTATAGGTAGTGAAATATTACCTCAGAGCAATGAGTACAAGGGGCATCACATTGGAGCCATGTGAGATCACTACCCGTGTCCACATCAAGAAAATAAGGCCTTGCTGGCTGACCGATATTAAGAGTAACATTATAGAACCTGTAaacattgaaaattgaaataaactGATTTATATTAGAATACTAACTTCCTTCACACCATCAATATCAAAAGACGTttcactttaattaaaaaagaaattatacatTATAAATGTCCTCAAAAGATTGCTTTTTGTTGGGAACAAATAACTAAAGTTGTTTTTGCTATATTCTTATGGAAAAGTTTTGAAGCTATGTACATACCCAACAGGATAAACGTTGCCATAAAGAGGGAGCACAATAGAGGAGCCAGCAGGGTTCAAAAGCCTTGACCGTGATGACGTGGCTTCACTTGGGAGAATCGAGTTCCTTCCACTTTTGTGTTTGTTACCACCAAACCAAGCAGAACAAGAAGACATGTTGAACAACACCATCACTGCAACCACCATCACCACTTTCCCcatcttcatctttttttattccCTCTCTCTCTATCCAACCAAattcttgtttcttttattgttttatttattatttgaatgtatgaatgaacaaaagaaatagAAGAGTGAAGGGGTTGAGTTTAAATCAAAATACTTGATTCTTGTTGAAAGTGTTGGTTTTGTTCATGGGAATTGCTTTGGCTTCTCTAGTTGGTGGGAATAAAAGTGACAACCTTGTATTGGGTTTAGGAAGGAAGAAAAGACAGAAGAACCTCGGCATTGGAAGTGGGATTGCTTCTCATGCTTTGACTTCTGGTTCCTTTCTTCCTCGTAAAGAATATCACAATCCACAACCCTTCAGAgtagttgaaagaaaaaaaaaatggaagagaggGTGGAATTGGAAGCAGTGTACGAGTGTGTTAGTTCAGCTTTTGTGAGACTCTTCGTTAGCTtcttggaaacttcttcctttCCTCCTTCCAACACTGCAACCAAAATACTAttgttaaattttagttttggcaCGTTTTTCTTGAATTACAGGATtcgttgatttttaaaataatttattatatatgataaatttattaatttttttaaataattcaaataataatatataattaaataattatataaaactgATCTACATTAGTATATAAACATTAAGCtcatattatttgtattttctatgtttttatttataagacttaagttattattttttataagtctcaatttataacattttttatattaattatttttttactaaaaatattctagtgaaagaaaagaaaaaatatattaataaataattaaaagagaaataaatattaatgagaaggataatttttaaaaaaattataaatttaaaataaatttattattatcaattaaattaattatttttttaattctaataaattaaataattggaTCTTATATATTCAAACAAGTACTAGTATCGTCAAATTTATGCGGTTTCATAATCACTATGGAAAAATAGTATACGGCAATAAAAGCACTGTAAATTTGTAGGCCCTAAGCGATGGGGTTGGGCCCATGAGGAATTACAAAATGACAAATCGAAAATTGCCTTATATAATGACGaatagttaatttctaatttaagacttaaatatttttttattaagttaactttttttatttttggtctgtgtgaatttattttttaattgaaattattcagtaaaaaaataacttgtaattatttttttgtgggCCCGCAGACCCCGAATGCACgacttaatttttg from Glycine soja cultivar W05 chromosome 8, ASM419377v2, whole genome shotgun sequence includes:
- the LOC114420930 gene encoding aspartic proteinase Asp1-like, which produces MKMGKVVMVVAVMVLFNMSSCSAWFGGNKHKSGRNSILPSEATSSRSRLLNPAGSSIVLPLYGNVYPVGFYNVTLNIGQPARPYFLDVDTGSDLTWLQCDAPCTHCSETPHPLYRPSNDFVPCRDPLCASLQPTEDYNCEHPDQCDYEINYADQYSTFGVLLNDVYLLNFTNGVQLKVRMALGCGYDQVFSPSSYHPLDGLLGLGRGKASLISQLNSQGLVRNVIGHCLSAQGGGYIFFGNAYDSARVTWTPISSVDSKHYSAGPAELVFGGRKTGVGSLTAVFDTGSSYTYFNSHAYQALLSWLKKELSGKPLKVAPDDQTLPLCWHGKRPFTSLREVRKYFKPVALGFTNGGRTKAQFEILPEAYLIISNLGNVCLGILNGSEVGLEELNLIGDISMQDKVMVFENEKQLIGWGPADCSRIPKSGDVSI